Within the Magnetospirillum sp. ME-1 genome, the region ATTCAAGGGGAGGCGGCCGTATCGATCAGATGGACGAAGGACCCGCTCACCCGCCCCTCGGCCAGCCCGGCCCGGCCCAGCAGGGCGCCCGGCGCGTCGGAGATGCTGAACAGCGGCGCCCCCTCCTCGGCCAGGATGGAGGCGTAGTGGAATTCGTGGCCGCGAAAGGCCCCGCCGCTCCGGCCCAGCGCCCCGTCGGCGGCCAAGGTAGCCCGGCGATAGCCCAGATGCAGCCTGCGCCTGGCAAACGAGGTTTCCAGGCCCAGCAGCCCGGCCATGGCATGGCGGGTCCCCTGGGCGTCTTCCATTCCCCGCCCCAGCACCATGTAGCCGCCGCACTCGCCATAGAGCACCGCGCCGCGTTTGGCAGCATTGCGCACGCCGTCCAGGAAACCGGCATTGCCCGCCAGCAGCCCGGCATGCAGCTCAGGGTAACCGCCCGGCAGATAGACGGCGTCGGCGGCGCTTTCCGGTCCCTGGTCGGCCAGGGGCGAGAAGAAGGAAAGCTCGGCCCCGGCATCCCGCCAGCCTTCCAGCAAAGCGGGATAGGCGAAGGCGAAGGCGGTGTCGCGGGCCACGGCGATGCGGGCGCCCAAGGGCGGCACCGTGGCGGCACCGGTACCGCCGGGCAATCGGGACGGCCGGGCCAGGGCGACCAGTCCGTCCACGTCCAGATGCTGTTCCACCAGGGCGGCGGCGCCGTCGAGAAAGGCCTGGAGGTCGGCGCGCTCGGCCGCCTGGACCAGCCCCAGATGGCGCGACGGCGTCTCGAGGCCCGACGAGGGCGGCAGGAAGCCCAGCAGGTGAATGTCGGGGCAGGACATGGCGCAGGCCGCCCGGATGGCCGCCTTGTGCTTGTCGCCCGCCACCCGGTTGAAGATCACGCCCCGGATGCGCACGTCGGGCCGCAGATGGGCGAAGCCGGCCAGCACGGCGGCCGCCGAGCCGGTCATGCCGCGCCCGTCGATGACCAGAACCACCGGCCAGCCGGTCATGGCGGCCAGGTCGGCGGTGCTGCCGTCGGGCTGGCCGGCGGGCACGAAGGCGCCGTCGAACAGCCCCATCACGCCCTCGCAGACCAGCAGTTCGGCCCCGTCGCCCGCCTTGGCCGCCAGGGCGCCCAGGGTAAGGGCGCGCATGGCCCAGGAATCCAGGTTGTAGCAGGGCCGGCCCGAGGCGCTCGCGTGGAAGGCCGGATCGATGTAGTCCGGCCCCACCTTGGCCGAGCCCGTCGCCACGCCGCGGCGGGCCAGCAGGCGCAACAGGCCCAGCGTCAGCGTGGTCTTGCCGCTGCCCGAGGCGGGCGCGGCGATGATCAGCCCTTTAACCAACGTGCTTCTTCAGCCCCGCCGCCAGGTCGTCCACCGAGATGCCGTGGGTGAAGTGAGCCACGAACTTGCCGTCAGGCCCCATCAGGTAAAGGATGGCCGAATGGTCCACGGTGTAGTGCTCGGGGCGGTCGCCTTTGACCTTGGCGGCATAGACCTTGAACTCCTTGGCCACCTTGGCCACCTCGTCCGGGCTGCCGGTCAGGCCGACGATGTCGGGGGAAAAGGCGCCCACGTATTCCTTCATCACCGCCACGGTATCGCGCTCGGGGTCGACGGAAATGAAGATGGGCACCACCTTCTTGGCGTAAGACGGCCCCAGCTTCTCCATCACCGCCGTCACCGTGGACAGCGTGGTCGGGCAGACGTCGGGGCAGAAGGTGTAGCCGAAGAAGATCAGCATGTAGCGATTGCGGAAATCCCGGTCGCTCACCGCCTTGCCGTTATGGTCGGTCAGCTGGAAGGGGCCGCCGATGGCCGGAATGGCCTTGGCGCCCTCGGAATTCTGGCCGCTCCAGATCACCAGGCGGACGCCGAGAACCACGAAGCCGACGACGATCACCGCCATCAGGGCAAGCAGGCTGCGCGAGAACTTCATCCCTATTCTCTCCGTCTTCAGGAAGCAAGAAGCTGCCAGGCCATGAAGCCCAGCATCCCCGCGTTCAGAACCAACAAGGCGGGCGCCGCCCGCAACAGCGGGGCCCGCCAATGGGACAGGGCCGCCTGCCCCACCGCCGCCACCACAACAAGCATGGGCACCGTTCCCGCCCAGAAGGCCAGCATGCCCAACGCGCCGGCCACCGGATTGCCGCCCGCCGCCGCCGCCGCCAGGGCGGCATACAGCAGGCCGCAGGGAATGAAGCCCAGCATGACCCCCAGCGCCCAGCCGCGCAGCCCGAAGGGGCGCGCGAACAGCGGCCCGGCCATGCGGCCGACCGCCCTCGCCCAGGCACTTTCGCCCCCGCCTCCGGCCAGCGCCTTGATCCCGGGCAAGGCCATGGCCAGAAGCAGCAAGGCCGCCACGCCCAGCAGCAGGGCCGCCAGCAGCCGGAACGATCCCGCCCCGCCCAGAATGCCGCCGAAGGTCGCCGCCCCGGCGCCCAGCCCGCCATAGGTGGTGGCGCGGCCCAGATGATAGGGAGCCAAGGCCGCGCCGGCCAGCCGCCGCATCTCGGTCATGCGCTCGAGCGGAATGGCTTCCAGCCTTGCCGCGCATTGCGACAGCACGAAAGGCCCGCACATGCCGGCGCAATGGGTCAGGCTGCCCACCAGGCCGGTGACGAACAGGCCCAGGATCAGAGTCTCGCGCCCGTCGATGCCGACCTTGCAGATGCCCATGCCGGCATGGGCCAGATCGGTCAGGAGTTCGATCACGGAATCCACCAGTCCAGTTGGCGGCGCAGTTCCACCACCGGGCCGACCACCAGAAGCGCCGGAGGCTTGAGGCCTGCCCGCTCCACCGCCTGGACCGCTTCGGCCAGGGAGGTTTCCAGTACAATCTGGCGCGGCGTGGCGGCATTGCAGACCACCGCCACCGCCTCGTCCGCCTTGCGGCCCGCCGCCATCAGGCGTTCCGTCAAAAGGTCCAGGTGCTTCAGGCCCATGTAGAACACCAGGACCGGCGCACCGCGCGCCAGGGCGTTCCAATCGAATTCGTCGGGGATCTCGCCGTCGGGGCCATGGCCGGTGACGAAGGCCACCGCCGAGTTGGTGTCCTTGGACGTGACCGGAATGCCGGCATAGGCCAGCCCGCCGATGCCCGCCGTGATGCCCGGCACCATGCGGAAAGGAACGCCCGCCGCCACCAGGGCCAGGGCCTCTTCCGGCCCGCGCCCGAAGACGAAGGGATCGCCGCCCTTGAGACGCAACACCTTCTTGCCCGCCCGGGCCAGATCGATCAGCCGTGCGGTGATGTCGGCCTGCCGCGCCGAAGCCTCGCCGCCGCGCTTGCCCATGGACTCGGCCGCCACACCGGCGGGAATGAGCGCCAGAATGCGGGCATCGACCAGGGCGTCGTGGACGACTACGTCGGCGCTGCGCAGCGCATGCAGCGCCAGCAGGGTCAGCAGGCCGGGGTCGCCGGGACCGGCGCCCGCCAGCCAGACGGAACCGGGTTCGAAAACGGGAAGGTCGAAAGGCAGGTCGAGCATGGTGGCCCGTACTATAGGACGTTGTTCGGTCCGAGTCTCACCCCTTGGCCGGGCGAAGCACGTGGGTATGGTCCTCGGCGTAAAGGCGCGAATCCGTGAACTCGGCGCCCCCCAGCACCCGGCCCACCAGGATCAGCGCGGTGCGGGTCAGCCCCGCCGCCTTCACCGATTCGCGGATGTCGGACAGGGTTCCCCGGATGAAGCTCTGGTCCGGCCAGCCCACCCGGAAGGCCACCACCACCGGGCAATCCTCGCCGTAAAGGGGCGACAGCTCCTTGACCACATGGGCCAGGTTGCTCACCGAAAGGTGAATGGCCAGCGTCGCGCCGCTTTTGCCCAGCGTCGCCAGGTCCTCGTTGTTGGGCATGGCCGACGAGCGCACCGAGGTGCGGGTCAGGATCACCGTCTGGCTGATGTCGGGCAGGGTCAGCTCGGTGGACAGCGCGGCCGCGGCCGCCGCGAAGGCGGGCACGCCCGGCGTCACGTCATAGGGAATGCCAAGCTGGTCCAGGCGGCGCATCTGCTCGGCGATGGCGCCGTAGATGGACGGATCGCCCGAATGGACGCGGGCCACGTCGTGTCCCCTGGCGTGGGCAGCCTCCATCTCGGCGATGATCTCGTCCAGATTGAGCGGCGCGGTGTCGACCACCTGGGCCGAGGGCATGGCCTCGGCGACGATCTCGGGCGGCACCAGCGAGCCGGCGTAGAGCACCACCGGACAGCGGCGGATCAGGTTCAGCCCCCGCACCGTGATCAGGTCGGGAGCACCGGGGCCGGCACCGATGAAATGGACGGTCATGAATTACCTTCCGAAAATCGTCATGGCCGGGCTTGACCCGGCCATCCATGGACCCCCGGGTCAAGCCCGGGGGTGACGATGAAGATTGGCGGACTTCAATCTCAGCCGCAACCGCCGACGCCGCCGGCGCCGCAGCCGCAGCCGGTGCCGCGCACCTGGTCGGGCTGGACGTGCAGCGCCGCCACGCCGGGCAGCTCCTTGCCTTCCAGCCATTCCAGGAAGGCGCCGCCGGCAGTCGAGATGTAGGAGAACTTCTCCTCCACCCCCGCCTTGGCCAGGGCCGAGACGGTGTCGCCGCCGCCGCCCACGGTGAGCAGCTTGCCCTTGGCGGTGAGAGCCGCCGCCGCCTGGGCCACGGCGTTGGTGGCCTTGTCGAAGGGAGCGATCTCGAAGGCGCCCAGCGGGCCGTTCCACACCAGGGTCTTGCAGCCTTCCAGCAGCTTGACCACCGCCTGGGCGGAAGCCGGGCCGGCGTCGAGGATCATCTTGTCCTCGGGCACGGCATCGACGGAGACCACGGCATTGGCGGCGTTCTCGGCGAACTCGCCGGCCACCACCGCGTCGGTGGGCAGCACGATGCGGCACTTGGCCGCCTCGGCCTTCTTGAGGATCTCGCGCGCGGTATCGGCCAGATCCTTCTCGCACAGGGACTTGCCCACCGCCTTGCCTTGGGCGAACAGGAAGGTGTTGGCCATGCCGCCGCCGATGATCAGGTAGTCCACCTTGGCCACCAGATTGCCCAGCAGGTCCAGCTTGGTGGAGACCTTGGCGCCGCCGACGATGGCGGCCACCGGCTTTTCCGGGACTTCAAGCGCACGCCCCAGGGCCTCCAACTCGGCCTGCATCAGGCGGCCGGCGGCGGCCGGCAGCAGGTGCGCCAGACCTTCGGTGGAGGCATGCGCCCGGTGCGCGGTGGAGAAGGCGTCGTTGACATAGGCGTCGCCCAGGGCGGCCAGCGCCTTGGCGAAGGCGGGGTCGTTCTTCTCTTCCTCGGGATGGAAGCGGACGTTTTCCAGGAGCGCGATGTCGCCGTCCTTCATGGAGGCGATCAGCTTTTCCACCTCCGGCCCGATGCAGTCGTCGGCCCAGGCCACCTTCTTGCCCACCGCACGCGCCAGCGGCTCGACCAGCAGCTTCTGCGAGTACTTGTCCTCGCGCCCCTTGGGGCGGCCGAAATGGGTGAGCACGATGACCTTGGCGCCCTTGTCCGCCAGCTGGATCAGCGTGGCGGCCGAGCGGTCGATACGGGTGGTGTCGGTAACCTTGCCGTCCTTGGCCGGGACGTTGAGGTCGGCGCGCACCAGCACCCGCTTGCCCTGGACGTCCAGCTT harbors:
- a CDS encoding cobyrinate a,c-diamide synthase; translated protein: MVKGLIIAAPASGSGKTTLTLGLLRLLARRGVATGSAKVGPDYIDPAFHASASGRPCYNLDSWAMRALTLGALAAKAGDGAELLVCEGVMGLFDGAFVPAGQPDGSTADLAAMTGWPVVLVIDGRGMTGSAAAVLAGFAHLRPDVRIRGVIFNRVAGDKHKAAIRAACAMSCPDIHLLGFLPPSSGLETPSRHLGLVQAAERADLQAFLDGAAALVEQHLDVDGLVALARPSRLPGGTGAATVPPLGARIAVARDTAFAFAYPALLEGWRDAGAELSFFSPLADQGPESAADAVYLPGGYPELHAGLLAGNAGFLDGVRNAAKRGAVLYGECGGYMVLGRGMEDAQGTRHAMAGLLGLETSFARRRLHLGYRRATLAADGALGRSGGAFRGHEFHYASILAEEGAPLFSISDAPGALLGRAGLAEGRVSGSFVHLIDTAASP
- a CDS encoding SCO family protein; this translates as MKFSRSLLALMAVIVVGFVVLGVRLVIWSGQNSEGAKAIPAIGGPFQLTDHNGKAVSDRDFRNRYMLIFFGYTFCPDVCPTTLSTVTAVMEKLGPSYAKKVVPIFISVDPERDTVAVMKEYVGAFSPDIVGLTGSPDEVAKVAKEFKVYAAKVKGDRPEHYTVDHSAILYLMGPDGKFVAHFTHGISVDDLAAGLKKHVG
- a CDS encoding sulfite exporter TauE/SafE family protein — protein: MDSVIELLTDLAHAGMGICKVGIDGRETLILGLFVTGLVGSLTHCAGMCGPFVLSQCAARLEAIPLERMTEMRRLAGAALAPYHLGRATTYGGLGAGAATFGGILGGAGSFRLLAALLLGVAALLLLAMALPGIKALAGGGGESAWARAVGRMAGPLFARPFGLRGWALGVMLGFIPCGLLYAALAAAAAGGNPVAGALGMLAFWAGTVPMLVVVAAVGQAALSHWRAPLLRAAPALLVLNAGMLGFMAWQLLAS
- the cobA gene encoding uroporphyrinogen-III C-methyltransferase, which produces MLDLPFDLPVFEPGSVWLAGAGPGDPGLLTLLALHALRSADVVVHDALVDARILALIPAGVAAESMGKRGGEASARQADITARLIDLARAGKKVLRLKGGDPFVFGRGPEEALALVAAGVPFRMVPGITAGIGGLAYAGIPVTSKDTNSAVAFVTGHGPDGEIPDEFDWNALARGAPVLVFYMGLKHLDLLTERLMAAGRKADEAVAVVCNAATPRQIVLETSLAEAVQAVERAGLKPPALLVVGPVVELRRQLDWWIP
- the cobM gene encoding precorrin-4 C(11)-methyltransferase gives rise to the protein MTVHFIGAGPGAPDLITVRGLNLIRRCPVVLYAGSLVPPEIVAEAMPSAQVVDTAPLNLDEIIAEMEAAHARGHDVARVHSGDPSIYGAIAEQMRRLDQLGIPYDVTPGVPAFAAAAAALSTELTLPDISQTVILTRTSVRSSAMPNNEDLATLGKSGATLAIHLSVSNLAHVVKELSPLYGEDCPVVVAFRVGWPDQSFIRGTLSDIRESVKAAGLTRTALILVGRVLGGAEFTDSRLYAEDHTHVLRPAKG
- a CDS encoding phosphoglycerate kinase; protein product: MFRTIDKLDVQGKRVLVRADLNVPAKDGKVTDTTRIDRSAATLIQLADKGAKVIVLTHFGRPKGREDKYSQKLLVEPLARAVGKKVAWADDCIGPEVEKLIASMKDGDIALLENVRFHPEEEKNDPAFAKALAALGDAYVNDAFSTAHRAHASTEGLAHLLPAAAGRLMQAELEALGRALEVPEKPVAAIVGGAKVSTKLDLLGNLVAKVDYLIIGGGMANTFLFAQGKAVGKSLCEKDLADTAREILKKAEAAKCRIVLPTDAVVAGEFAENAANAVVSVDAVPEDKMILDAGPASAQAVVKLLEGCKTLVWNGPLGAFEIAPFDKATNAVAQAAAALTAKGKLLTVGGGGDTVSALAKAGVEEKFSYISTAGGAFLEWLEGKELPGVAALHVQPDQVRGTGCGCGAGGVGGCG